The following proteins come from a genomic window of Leptospira bandrabouensis:
- a CDS encoding TetR/AcrR family transcriptional regulator produces the protein MLEASNKQRRIRNSLSREEIRNVSLLILKEEGLDGLSMRKIANRLGCSVASPYSYYESQIDLVQDLIRSGEDELLSMLKKASAEVDSHSAFQQLAAIARSYFNFASNNRELHKVMFVTDYGGVHRKAFPQLPKSYRFFLETVRIGFESGEIPYPKNEYPAIARMMWSWMYGVIVLDMTGMLRKRQGSGNPIEEGISYFQKLLSKKES, from the coding sequence ATGTTGGAAGCCTCAAACAAACAAAGACGGATTCGAAATAGCCTTTCTCGCGAGGAAATAAGAAACGTATCTCTCCTGATTTTAAAAGAAGAAGGATTGGATGGACTTTCTATGCGAAAGATTGCCAACAGATTAGGATGCAGTGTGGCAAGCCCATACTCCTACTATGAAAGTCAAATTGACCTAGTCCAAGACTTAATCAGATCAGGTGAGGACGAACTCCTTTCCATGTTAAAAAAAGCAAGTGCAGAAGTAGATTCACATTCTGCCTTCCAACAATTGGCCGCCATTGCCCGTTCCTATTTTAACTTCGCAAGCAATAACCGTGAATTACATAAAGTGATGTTCGTTACCGATTACGGTGGTGTTCATAGAAAAGCTTTCCCACAATTACCTAAAAGTTATCGTTTCTTTTTAGAGACAGTGCGCATTGGATTTGAATCAGGTGAGATTCCCTATCCCAAAAACGAATACCCAGCCATTGCCAGAATGATGTGGAGTTGGATGTATGGAGTGATTGTTTTGGATATGACGGGAATGCTTCGAAAAAGACAAGGTTCAGGAAATCCCATTGAAGAAGGGATTTCCTATTTTCAAAAACTTTTGAGTAAAAAAGAAAGTTAA
- a CDS encoding alginate export family protein, producing MNISKGYFYFLLLAFFLPLTMPRAEPTENQNTEGTAPISKSYVSPMKEKGIDPEYNRHMFVEPELSKHSANSQQFWLNDVLRFGLYLRPRQESRYNLDFNASDKGYIDRTLQTSSIYFIFDPSPYVQAKVTLQDARVWGGESPASSGDIRANFFNNTADLYSKNQTNAVSLNQTGIREAFVTINQLPLHSKLQVGRQIWAYGDQRIIGGGNWTVNGLSFDGARLMFNYENFKIHFLMARPYWTQSGTNGVVSANDPKLNSAATGTDTTLVGTYNSFTIPDWVTLDLYSLGVVRKWKKNPINPITGLPTSSNDDPLAANRSRQNQNLITTGFRLTNRTKGNYLPEGKSWDITWESAFQTGTSGRRIQDPYLKEYLPNEYDNVRTEREKYTGQMHVLQTGYTFFKKLRLGGQILYASGDKNRADASISTFQTLANPRFGVIPYFNSVAGISENINAQNLYSKSVNISYKTDSFGEFQVTYFQNDKAEKQDAWYAISGAANSASSLGENNPNPVSSDKGSTENYSNRSYSSPYALGKRIYTEVDLTWHGQINDFVSLWLGFGYLNAGDSVRNYRNSKIQYNASTQSFDWNQNYLQGKNQLARDAYMAYAQINAAF from the coding sequence ATGAATATTTCCAAAGGTTATTTCTATTTTCTATTGTTAGCGTTTTTTTTACCGCTAACAATGCCAAGGGCCGAACCAACAGAGAACCAAAATACGGAAGGAACAGCCCCAATCTCCAAATCCTACGTTTCTCCTATGAAAGAAAAGGGCATTGATCCTGAATACAATCGCCATATGTTTGTGGAACCTGAATTATCAAAACACTCTGCAAACTCGCAACAATTTTGGTTAAACGATGTATTACGATTTGGTTTGTATCTTAGACCAAGACAGGAATCCAGATACAATTTAGATTTCAATGCATCTGACAAAGGTTATATTGATAGAACCTTACAAACCTCATCCATTTATTTTATCTTTGATCCGAGCCCTTATGTGCAAGCAAAGGTGACACTCCAAGACGCTCGTGTTTGGGGTGGAGAATCTCCTGCTTCCTCTGGTGATATACGAGCCAATTTTTTTAATAACACAGCCGATCTTTATTCGAAAAATCAAACAAACGCAGTATCGTTAAACCAAACTGGGATCAGAGAAGCCTTTGTCACCATCAATCAACTCCCATTACATTCTAAATTACAAGTAGGAAGACAAATATGGGCTTATGGTGACCAAAGAATCATCGGTGGAGGGAACTGGACAGTCAATGGCCTTTCTTTTGATGGGGCAAGGCTTATGTTCAACTATGAGAATTTCAAAATTCACTTTCTTATGGCTAGACCTTACTGGACCCAAAGTGGAACCAACGGAGTTGTATCAGCAAACGATCCCAAACTCAACTCAGCTGCCACAGGAACAGACACAACACTTGTCGGAACTTATAATAGTTTTACAATCCCTGATTGGGTGACTTTAGATCTTTATAGTTTAGGAGTGGTTCGTAAATGGAAAAAAAATCCAATCAACCCAATCACAGGCCTACCTACATCTTCCAATGACGATCCTCTTGCCGCCAACAGAAGTAGACAAAACCAAAATTTGATTACTACAGGATTTCGCCTGACCAACAGAACCAAAGGCAATTACCTACCCGAAGGAAAGTCTTGGGATATTACATGGGAATCTGCCTTCCAAACAGGAACTAGCGGTAGAAGGATTCAAGATCCATATCTAAAAGAATACCTTCCCAACGAATATGACAATGTTAGAACGGAAAGAGAGAAGTATACTGGACAAATGCATGTTCTTCAAACTGGATATACTTTTTTCAAAAAACTTAGGTTAGGTGGCCAGATCCTATACGCTTCTGGTGATAAAAATAGAGCTGATGCATCTATATCTACATTTCAAACTTTAGCAAATCCAAGATTTGGTGTGATTCCCTATTTTAATAGTGTGGCCGGGATTTCAGAAAACATTAATGCACAAAATCTTTATTCAAAGTCAGTCAATATCAGTTATAAAACAGACTCCTTTGGAGAATTCCAAGTTACCTATTTCCAAAATGATAAAGCAGAAAAACAAGATGCTTGGTATGCTATCAGTGGTGCTGCCAATTCAGCAAGTTCCTTGGGAGAAAATAATCCAAACCCAGTATCCTCGGATAAAGGGAGTACAGAAAACTATTCGAATCGTTCCTACTCCTCACCTTATGCACTGGGGAAACGAATTTATACGGAAGTGGATTTAACTTGGCACGGACAAATTAACGACTTTGTATCTTTGTGGTTGGGATTTGGGTATTTGAATGCCGGAGATTCGGTCCGCAATTATCGAAATAGTAAAATCCAATACAATGCCAGCACACAGTCTTTCGATTGGAACCAAAACTACTTACAAGGTAAAAACCAACTGGCTCGTGACGCCTACATGGCCTATGCCCAAATCAACGCTGCTTTTTAA
- a CDS encoding sodium-dependent bicarbonate transport family permease, which produces MDFHAALTNILNPPVLFFFLGMGVVFFKSDLRITEGVSKFLSLYLLFSIGFKGGHELFKSPFAEEHLLTLIACMFMACFVPIYSYFIFRAKLDHANSAALAGSFGSISAVTFVTAGAFLHSYGYEYQGFIVAGMALMESPAIVLAVILDRLGKKKNHENINEKIHWKQLLHEAFFSSSVYILIGALIVGYLSGESGWNTTKPFTEDIFKGLLTFFLLDKGIDAAKQMRELKKVGFFLVGSALLIMVINVVIAILLTKIIQMPIGDALMFVVLCASASYIAVPAAMKESIPEANPSIYLTVALSIVFPINIIIGIPLYFYILKVITGAN; this is translated from the coding sequence ATGGATTTCCACGCAGCACTCACCAACATATTAAACCCACCGGTACTCTTTTTCTTTTTAGGAATGGGAGTCGTATTTTTTAAATCAGACTTAAGAATTACAGAAGGGGTATCCAAGTTCCTTTCTCTGTATCTTTTATTCTCCATCGGCTTCAAAGGAGGACATGAATTATTCAAATCTCCTTTCGCAGAAGAACATCTCCTTACACTCATCGCCTGTATGTTTATGGCATGTTTTGTACCGATATATTCTTACTTCATTTTTAGAGCGAAGTTAGATCATGCAAATTCAGCAGCACTTGCAGGTAGTTTCGGATCTATTAGTGCTGTTACCTTTGTGACCGCAGGTGCTTTTCTACATAGTTATGGTTATGAATACCAAGGTTTCATCGTGGCAGGGATGGCTCTTATGGAATCACCTGCCATCGTACTTGCTGTGATCCTTGACCGATTAGGAAAAAAGAAAAACCACGAAAACATAAACGAAAAAATTCATTGGAAACAATTACTTCACGAAGCTTTCTTTAGTTCCTCAGTTTATATTTTGATTGGAGCATTGATTGTTGGTTATCTATCTGGCGAATCTGGTTGGAACACAACAAAACCATTCACAGAAGATATATTCAAAGGACTTCTCACTTTTTTCCTTTTGGACAAAGGAATTGATGCCGCAAAACAAATGCGCGAATTAAAAAAAGTAGGATTCTTCCTTGTGGGATCGGCTCTACTCATTATGGTCATCAACGTAGTCATTGCCATTTTACTCACGAAAATCATTCAAATGCCGATTGGTGATGCATTGATGTTCGTTGTGCTCTGTGCTTCTGCCTCTTATATTGCAGTGCCAGCAGCGATGAAAGAATCTATTCCAGAAGCAAATCCAAGCATTTACTTAACTGTCGCATTATCGATTGTATTCCCAATCAATATTATTATTGGAATTCCTCTCTACTTTTACATCCTAAAAGTAATCACTGGAGCTAATTAA
- a CDS encoding AraC family transcriptional regulator: MKQMALVPFLLAILAGTGGCLWKPESFYGRNISRDVQFLVPQKTEIPKHCSKESIHSLRNLVWIDNRSADAMRGKREEGGQWVRFQLFNDLEMDSQFSVLIQWINIPFVELCSEGPEGTVIDSYSGYVWEDWLGILSPFPHFNVTLRPKESRYFYIYLITNEDLNFPIRTVSQSGYRSIVLFRFLTFLFFSMVGIVSFGWALSEYWKSKEKVYLSILLHFLMFFLLVYSVHGKEFASILGNTNNLIRHSYYLFLSINHFIFFVYLASFDQFIGNRLSKNLWFWISGFAGFLYLLVPLFPRVYDFRIFLVLTIFGAAAYHLYKTHQILISKQESEDRAYVFGWFFFLFAVFLKTLFHFDFYPYQPFFIYASVFYLPFLTAGSFLFLRNYEKKDKSKTRYRSLTLKLDKTEFRNKLESLLGAEKVYLDPDCNEELIASKMGLSYHQLSELINSEYNFNFPSLLNQYRIKEAMILLNEKPELNIAEVGRLSGFGSRSAFYLEFKKQSGVNPNQFRKTKGHINKDS; encoded by the coding sequence ATGAAACAAATGGCTTTAGTCCCTTTCCTTTTGGCAATTCTTGCCGGAACGGGCGGGTGTCTGTGGAAACCGGAAAGTTTCTATGGACGTAATATCAGCCGTGATGTCCAATTTTTGGTACCTCAAAAGACAGAAATCCCGAAACATTGTAGCAAAGAATCCATCCATTCTTTGCGAAATTTGGTTTGGATCGACAATCGTAGTGCGGATGCGATGCGAGGAAAAAGGGAAGAGGGTGGCCAGTGGGTACGGTTTCAGTTATTCAATGATCTGGAAATGGACTCCCAATTCAGTGTTTTGATCCAATGGATCAATATTCCTTTTGTGGAACTTTGTTCGGAGGGGCCCGAAGGAACTGTGATCGATTCCTATAGCGGGTATGTTTGGGAAGATTGGTTGGGAATCCTTTCTCCTTTCCCCCATTTTAATGTAACCCTTCGTCCAAAAGAAAGTCGTTATTTCTATATTTATCTGATCACTAACGAGGACCTAAACTTTCCCATTCGTACAGTTTCTCAATCAGGATATCGGTCGATTGTCTTGTTTCGGTTTTTGACATTTTTGTTTTTCTCAATGGTGGGGATTGTTTCCTTTGGTTGGGCACTTTCTGAATATTGGAAATCCAAAGAAAAGGTTTATCTTTCCATCCTACTTCACTTTCTTATGTTCTTCCTTCTTGTATATTCCGTTCATGGGAAGGAGTTTGCGTCGATATTAGGTAATACAAACAATCTAATCAGGCATTCTTATTATCTTTTTTTATCCATTAACCATTTTATATTCTTCGTATATTTGGCATCTTTTGATCAGTTTATAGGTAATCGTCTTTCCAAGAACTTATGGTTTTGGATTTCAGGGTTTGCTGGATTTTTGTATTTGTTAGTTCCGCTTTTCCCGAGAGTATATGATTTTAGAATTTTTCTAGTTCTTACCATCTTTGGTGCAGCTGCTTACCATTTATATAAAACTCATCAAATTCTTATATCAAAACAAGAAAGTGAAGATAGGGCTTATGTATTCGGTTGGTTCTTTTTTCTTTTTGCCGTCTTCTTAAAGACATTGTTCCATTTTGATTTTTATCCTTATCAGCCTTTTTTCATTTATGCTTCTGTATTCTATCTTCCTTTTTTGACAGCAGGTTCTTTTTTGTTTTTAAGGAATTATGAAAAAAAGGATAAATCAAAAACAAGATACCGATCACTTACTTTAAAATTAGACAAAACAGAATTTCGAAATAAGCTGGAATCATTGTTAGGCGCAGAAAAAGTATATTTGGATCCAGATTGTAACGAAGAACTGATCGCTTCTAAAATGGGTCTTTCATACCACCAACTCAGTGAACTCATCAATTCAGAATATAACTTCAATTTTCCTTCACTGTTAAATCAATATCGTATCAAAGAAGCTATGATTTTGCTAAATGAAAAACCAGAGCTCAATATTGCAGAAGTTGGTAGACTATCTGGATTTGGATCAAGGTCTGCTTTTTATTTAGAATTTAAAAAACAATCCGGTGTGAATCCGAACCAATTTCGCAAAACAAAAGGCCATATAAATAAAGATAGTTAG
- a CDS encoding SulP family inorganic anion transporter, with product MNNADKPKDWLPGLKENWKSDIVSGFIVFLIALPLCLGISLASGAPPMAGIFSGIVGGIIASLLSGSHLTINGPAAGLIAVVLNSIMVLGGGDPKLGFELTLAAIVIAGAIQVVLGLVKAGNLTVYFPISVVHGMMAAIGIIIISKQFYVALGITPKAKTIGGLLLEIPLSFSFVNPEVAIIGISAILIIAILAKVKNPLFKKLPAPLVAVLVGIVLGIVFDLADEHSYTLLDQTYKIGPEKLVNLPDHIYDGITFPDFSRWKDGVFWVMVITIALIASIESLLTATAVDNTDPYRRKSNMDRELVAKGAGNFFLGWIGGLPIIAEVVRSSANMENGAKTRWSNFFHGLFLLFFILLLPGLIHRIPLASLAGILIMVGIRLASPHVFKETYDKGWDQIVIFTVTVIITIVEDLLVGVFCGIVTAILIQIYFGVPLRYIFVADITVKSENKIHVLDVKHALLFSNMISLKLLLRKIVPGERVDLKFDKNVKMIGFSAIEFLQSFKRDYELRGGQVNLIGFEDLKPISTYYGATRIHK from the coding sequence ATGAACAACGCAGACAAACCAAAAGATTGGTTACCTGGATTAAAGGAAAATTGGAAATCGGACATTGTGTCCGGTTTTATAGTGTTTTTAATTGCCTTACCCCTATGTTTGGGCATTTCACTTGCTTCAGGTGCTCCACCAATGGCAGGAATTTTTTCAGGTATCGTAGGTGGTATCATTGCTTCCTTACTGAGCGGATCTCATTTAACAATCAATGGCCCCGCTGCGGGACTGATTGCTGTTGTTTTGAATTCAATTATGGTTCTTGGAGGTGGAGATCCAAAACTTGGATTTGAACTGACGCTTGCGGCCATTGTGATCGCAGGTGCTATCCAAGTGGTTTTGGGTCTTGTGAAAGCAGGTAATTTAACTGTTTATTTTCCTATTTCCGTAGTGCATGGGATGATGGCAGCCATTGGTATCATTATCATCTCTAAACAATTTTATGTTGCCCTTGGAATTACCCCGAAAGCAAAAACAATCGGAGGATTACTTTTAGAAATACCTTTAAGTTTTTCTTTTGTAAATCCAGAGGTTGCCATCATTGGAATCTCTGCCATATTAATCATTGCTATCCTTGCGAAAGTCAAAAACCCATTGTTTAAAAAATTGCCTGCGCCACTAGTTGCAGTGTTAGTCGGAATTGTTTTGGGTATAGTATTTGACTTAGCAGATGAACATTCTTATACATTACTCGATCAAACATATAAAATTGGACCTGAAAAATTAGTAAATCTACCGGATCATATTTATGATGGGATTACGTTTCCTGATTTTTCCAGATGGAAGGATGGAGTCTTTTGGGTGATGGTGATTACCATTGCACTGATCGCAAGTATTGAGTCCTTGTTAACCGCTACTGCAGTTGATAATACAGATCCTTATCGACGTAAATCCAATATGGATCGTGAATTAGTAGCCAAAGGAGCAGGTAACTTCTTTTTGGGTTGGATTGGGGGATTGCCAATCATTGCAGAAGTGGTTAGGTCATCTGCCAATATGGAAAATGGTGCAAAAACTCGTTGGTCCAATTTTTTTCATGGTTTGTTTTTGTTATTTTTTATTTTGCTTTTGCCAGGTCTTATTCATCGAATCCCTCTCGCATCACTGGCTGGTATTTTGATTATGGTGGGAATTCGGTTAGCCTCTCCTCACGTTTTTAAAGAAACCTACGACAAAGGATGGGATCAAATTGTTATTTTTACCGTCACAGTTATCATTACAATCGTCGAAGATCTGTTAGTTGGTGTGTTTTGTGGAATTGTAACTGCGATTTTAATTCAAATCTATTTTGGAGTTCCTCTACGTTATATTTTTGTAGCGGACATCACAGTAAAATCTGAAAACAAAATTCATGTGTTGGATGTAAAACATGCTTTGTTATTTTCCAATATGATTTCATTAAAACTATTACTCAGAAAAATTGTGCCTGGTGAAAGAGTGGATCTGAAGTTTGATAAAAATGTGAAAATGATTGGGTTTTCGGCCATTGAGTTTTTACAAAGTTTTAAACGCGATTATGAACTTAGAGGTGGTCAGGTGAACCTAATTGGTTTTGAAGATTTAAAACCAATCTCAACTTATTATGGCGCCACTCGAATCCATAAGTAA
- a CDS encoding TPM domain-containing protein, giving the protein MQRILVFSLLIFFPFFIQAKDVPTLTGRVVDETWTLDSGFVSALERQLKEHENQTSNQIVVLVIPSLEGEVLEDYSMKVVENWKLGQKKKDNGVLLLIALNDRKLRIEVGYGLEGSLTDVLCHHIIEKEIKPYFKKGDIQSGIQNGINAIIGAIEGSYTAPPPEDYSHLGPLSFLGELSGAQDEIPWGVKIFASFFILFVLGIFTYVAANAPYIGWFIYFFLFPFWSLFPTAIHGANVGAFVFLTYAIGVGLYKLYHLLTPNGRKRMKKGVFGGTSRSGGGWSSGSGGGFRSGGFSGGGGSFGGGGSSGSW; this is encoded by the coding sequence ATGCAACGGATATTGGTATTTTCACTTCTTATCTTTTTTCCTTTTTTTATCCAAGCAAAAGATGTTCCTACCTTAACAGGTAGAGTGGTAGATGAAACTTGGACTTTGGATTCAGGTTTTGTTTCTGCCTTAGAGAGGCAACTGAAAGAACATGAAAATCAAACAAGCAATCAAATTGTAGTTCTTGTAATACCTTCTTTAGAAGGTGAAGTTTTAGAAGATTACTCAATGAAAGTTGTAGAAAATTGGAAACTTGGGCAAAAGAAAAAGGACAACGGTGTTTTACTTTTAATTGCTCTAAACGACCGAAAGTTAAGGATAGAAGTCGGGTATGGATTGGAAGGTAGTTTAACAGACGTTCTTTGTCATCATATCATCGAAAAAGAAATCAAACCTTACTTTAAAAAAGGGGATATCCAATCTGGAATCCAAAATGGTATCAACGCTATCATTGGTGCGATAGAAGGTTCTTATACAGCGCCTCCACCTGAAGATTATTCTCATCTAGGTCCTTTGTCTTTTTTGGGAGAACTTTCTGGTGCACAAGATGAAATTCCCTGGGGAGTGAAAATATTTGCTTCTTTTTTTATATTGTTTGTTCTTGGAATTTTTACTTATGTGGCAGCTAACGCTCCTTATATTGGTTGGTTCATCTACTTCTTTTTATTCCCTTTTTGGAGTTTATTTCCAACAGCAATTCATGGTGCCAATGTAGGTGCTTTTGTATTTTTAACCTATGCCATCGGGGTTGGCCTTTATAAACTCTACCATTTGTTGACACCGAATGGACGAAAACGAATGAAGAAGGGAGTTTTTGGTGGTACTTCCAGAAGTGGTGGTGGTTGGTCGAGCGGCAGCGGAGGTGGTTTTCGTTCCGGTGGATTTAGTGGTGGTGGCGGAAGTTTTGGAGGTGGTGGGAGTTCGGGGAGTTGGTAA
- a CDS encoding TolC family protein: MKLIRFTFVIFAIFGLVTLSAKPVQVKDLWQTALQSNPEFLSAKADYDKAFFENEKSYASYLPTVNVLASARQSSANFSGSGTVNDPLINGSSGTGTSTNQQTSSGESRPTAINRYSVGLSTNQNLFAGFKDKSGIEKTEALLQAAKQTLNDSRLKICFELKSGYAQMLYAKELHQLSEKIKERRTKNRDLVKLRYEVGREHKGSFLLSESFVKQSEFEVSSAFRLFESNVNEMERVISNRLDVSINSEFVYEPILEKKFSEKEKENLLESHPSVMAEQSKVRAAQANIGVAEAGFYPDLNLSATVTRQDDVWLPKPRNYSFGLNLTYPLFNGGRDYYNVKIAKTEYEKSIHTRDAKKNSLLFSLEQSHLNFKNASEQMVVLTEFYKASEIRAMIARSQYSNGLISFENWDIIENDLINREKNLLIGKRDLGLAEATYLRNLGKCFDED, encoded by the coding sequence GTGAAGTTGATTCGATTTACATTTGTTATTTTTGCGATTTTTGGATTGGTTACTTTATCGGCAAAACCCGTCCAAGTCAAAGATCTTTGGCAAACCGCATTACAATCTAATCCTGAATTTTTATCGGCAAAGGCTGATTATGACAAAGCCTTTTTTGAAAATGAAAAAAGTTATGCTTCTTATTTACCTACCGTAAACGTTCTGGCATCCGCAAGACAATCTTCTGCTAATTTTAGTGGATCGGGAACTGTGAATGATCCTTTGATCAATGGATCCTCGGGCACAGGAACTTCTACAAACCAACAAACAAGTTCTGGGGAATCAAGGCCAACAGCAATCAATCGTTATTCGGTAGGTTTAAGTACAAATCAAAATCTTTTTGCTGGATTTAAAGATAAAAGTGGAATAGAAAAAACTGAGGCATTGTTGCAGGCAGCAAAACAGACATTAAATGATTCTCGGTTGAAGATTTGTTTTGAATTAAAGTCAGGTTATGCACAAATGTTGTATGCCAAAGAACTTCACCAACTTTCAGAAAAAATTAAAGAAAGACGCACTAAGAACCGTGATTTAGTCAAATTACGTTATGAAGTGGGTCGGGAACATAAAGGAAGTTTTTTACTCAGTGAATCTTTTGTAAAACAATCAGAATTTGAAGTATCTTCTGCTTTTCGATTATTTGAAAGTAATGTAAACGAAATGGAGAGAGTGATATCAAATCGTTTGGATGTAAGTATCAATTCAGAATTTGTGTATGAACCCATATTAGAAAAAAAGTTTTCGGAAAAAGAAAAGGAAAACTTGTTAGAGTCACATCCCTCTGTTATGGCCGAACAATCGAAAGTTCGGGCAGCACAAGCAAATATTGGTGTGGCGGAGGCAGGATTTTATCCAGATTTGAATTTAAGTGCAACTGTCACTAGGCAAGATGATGTGTGGTTACCAAAACCAAGAAATTATAGTTTTGGATTGAATTTAACCTATCCATTGTTCAATGGTGGAAGAGATTATTATAATGTAAAAATTGCGAAAACTGAGTATGAAAAATCGATTCATACAAGAGATGCCAAAAAAAACTCTCTCTTGTTTTCTTTGGAGCAGTCACATCTCAATTTTAAAAATGCCTCGGAACAAATGGTTGTATTAACAGAATTTTATAAAGCCTCAGAAATTCGTGCCATGATTGCAAGGTCACAATATTCGAACGGACTGATCAGTTTTGAAAATTGGGATATCATTGAAAACGATTTGATCAATAGGGAAAAAAATCTATTGATAGGAAAACGAGATTTGGGTTTGGCAGAGGCTACATATTTGAGAAATTTAGGAAAGTGTTTTGATGAAGATTAA
- a CDS encoding efflux RND transporter periplasmic adaptor subunit — MKIKFVLIAVVFVILSFSLYFFGFGKSKPNTKVESSKVFRGDLIVTVRATGTAIPKNRLEIKPPIAGRVESILVNEGNHVARGKIIAWMSSTERAALLDAARAKGEEELKKWEDFYKPTPVISPLRGLVIASNISPGQTVTQQDILYVLSDNLMIQAKVDETDLSKIKIGQIANVTVDSYSDVSIQAKVTHIGYEAVTENNVTMYNVDLELKTIPEYLRSGMSITIDFIISEEKDVLLVANEFVKGNSGKGKVLKKIDGELVETSVNIGNSDEQNTAILSGLEENELVYRKKKIQEEKKSGSSGPFSSPKMPKR; from the coding sequence ATGAAGATTAAATTTGTTTTGATAGCCGTTGTATTCGTGATCCTTTCCTTCTCCCTATATTTTTTTGGATTTGGAAAATCAAAACCAAATACAAAAGTAGAATCTTCTAAAGTGTTTCGTGGTGATTTGATTGTTACTGTGAGAGCAACGGGCACTGCCATACCAAAAAATCGATTGGAAATCAAACCACCAATTGCGGGACGTGTGGAATCCATTTTAGTCAATGAAGGAAACCACGTAGCAAGGGGCAAAATCATTGCTTGGATGAGTTCTACAGAAAGAGCGGCTTTGTTAGATGCTGCTCGGGCCAAAGGGGAAGAAGAACTTAAAAAATGGGAAGATTTTTATAAACCAACACCAGTCATTTCACCTTTACGTGGTTTGGTGATTGCATCCAATATCAGTCCAGGACAAACGGTGACCCAACAGGACATTCTTTATGTTCTTTCGGATAATTTGATGATCCAGGCAAAAGTTGACGAAACAGATCTTTCTAAAATAAAAATTGGTCAGATAGCAAATGTTACTGTTGATTCTTATTCAGATGTCTCCATCCAAGCAAAAGTAACTCATATAGGATATGAGGCAGTCACAGAAAATAATGTGACGATGTATAATGTAGACTTAGAATTAAAAACCATTCCCGAATATTTAAGAAGTGGGATGTCAATAACAATTGATTTTATCATTTCTGAAGAAAAAGATGTTTTGCTTGTTGCCAATGAATTTGTAAAAGGAAATTCCGGAAAAGGAAAAGTTTTAAAAAAAATAGACGGTGAACTTGTAGAAACTTCAGTAAACATCGGAAACTCGGATGAACAAAATACGGCCATTCTTTCTGGACTTGAAGAAAACGAATTGGTATATCGAAAGAAAAAAATTCAGGAAGAAAAAAAGTCCGGTAGCAGCGGTCCATTTTCTTCACCTAAAATGCCGAAGAGATAA